In one window of Juglans regia cultivar Chandler chromosome 3, Walnut 2.0, whole genome shotgun sequence DNA:
- the LOC108994931 gene encoding ERBB-3 BINDING PROTEIN 1 isoform X1: MSDDEREEKELDLTSPEVVTKYKSAAEIVNKALQLVVSECKPKVKIVDICEKADSYIREQAGNMYKNVKKKIERGVSFPTCISVNNTICHFSPLASDETVLEEGDMLKIDIGCHIDGFIAVVAHTHVLQEGPVTGRAADVIAAANTAAEVALRLVRPGRKNKDVTDAIQKVAAAYDCKIVEGVLSHQLKQFVIDGNKVVLSVSAPETRVDDAEFEENEVYAIDIVTSTGEGKPKLLDEKQTTIYKRAVDRNYHLKMKASRFIFSEINQKFPIMPFTARALEEKRARLGLVECVNHELLQPYPVLHEKPDDLVAHIKFTVLLMPNGSDRITSHPLQELQPTKTIDDPEIKSWLALGTKTKKKGGGKKKKGKKGDKTEGSTEAEPMDTATNGAASQE; encoded by the exons ATGTCGGACGACGAGAGGGAGGAGAAGGAGTTGGATCTCACTTCTCCTGAAGTCGTCACGAAATACAAGAGCGCCGCCGAGATCGTTAACA AGGCTTTGCAGCTAGTTGTATCCGAATGCAAACCTAAGGTCAAGATTGTAGACATTTGCGAGAAGGCTGATTCGTACATCAGaga GCAAGCTGGCAACATGTACAAGAATGTTAAGAAGAAGATCGAGAGGGGTGTTTCTTTCCCAACTTGCATTTCTGTAAACAATACTATCTGTCATTTTTCTCCGCTTGCCAGCGACGAGACTGTGTTGGAAGAGGGTGATATGTTAAAGAT TGATATCGGTTGCCATATAGATGGTTTTATTGCTGTGGTGGCACATACTCATGTTCTTCAAGAAGGTCCAGTTACTGGGAGGGCAGCTGATGTAATTGCTGCTGCTAATACTGCTGCAGAGGTTGCTTTGAGGCTTGTGAGGCCGGGAAGAAAG AACAAAGATGTAACTGATGCTATTCAGAAGGTTGCCGCTGCTTATGACTGCAAAATTGTTGAAGGTGTTCTTAGCCATCAACTGAAGCAGTTTGTTATAGATGGTAACAAGGTTGTACTGAGTGTATCTGCTCCAGAGACCAGAGTTGATGATGCAGAATTTGAGGAGAATGAAGTTTATGCTATTGATATAGTAACAAGCACGGGTGAAGGGAAG CCTAAGCTTTTGGATGAGAAGCAGACAACTATTTATAAGAGAGCTGTTGACAGGAACTACCACTTGAAGATGAAAGCTTCTAGGTTTATTTTCAGTGAAATAAATCAGAAATTTCCTATCATGCCATTCACTGCTAG GGCTCTGGAGGAGAAGAGAGCTCGTCTGGGTTTGGTGGAATGTGTTAATCATGAACTCTTACAGCCATATCCCGTTCTTCACGAGAAGCCTG ATGATTTGGTTGCACACATCAAATTCACAGTTCTATTAATGCCAAATGGGTCAGATCGAATTACATCTCATCCTCTGCAGGAGCTGCAGCCCACAAAGACAATAGATGATCCCGAAATCAAGTCCTGGTTAGCCTTGGGCACAAAGACGAAGAAGAAAGGTGgtggaaagaagaagaaag GTAAAAAAGGAGACAAAACTGAGGGGTCAACAGAAGCCGAGCCTATGGATACTGCTACAAATGGTGCTGCTTCCCAAGAATga
- the LOC108994931 gene encoding ERBB-3 BINDING PROTEIN 1 isoform X2: MSDDEREEKELDLTSPEVVTKYKSAAEIVNKALQLVVSECKPKVKIVDICEKADSYIREQAGNMYKNVKKKIERGVSFPTCISVNNTICHFSPLASDETVLEEGDMLKIDIGCHIDGFIAVVAHTHVLQEGPVTGRAADVIAAANTAAEVALRLVRPGRKNKDVTDAIQKVAAAYDCKIVEGVLSHQLKQFVIDGNKVVLSVSAPETRVDDAEFEENEVYAIDIVTSTGEGKPKLLDEKQTTIYKRAVDRNYHLKMKASRFIFSEINQKFPIMPFTARALEEKRARLGLVECVNHELLQPYPVLHEKPDDLVAHIKFTVLLMPNGSDRITSHPLQELQPTKTIDDPEIKSWLALGTKTKKKGKKGDKTEGSTEAEPMDTATNGAASQE; the protein is encoded by the exons ATGTCGGACGACGAGAGGGAGGAGAAGGAGTTGGATCTCACTTCTCCTGAAGTCGTCACGAAATACAAGAGCGCCGCCGAGATCGTTAACA AGGCTTTGCAGCTAGTTGTATCCGAATGCAAACCTAAGGTCAAGATTGTAGACATTTGCGAGAAGGCTGATTCGTACATCAGaga GCAAGCTGGCAACATGTACAAGAATGTTAAGAAGAAGATCGAGAGGGGTGTTTCTTTCCCAACTTGCATTTCTGTAAACAATACTATCTGTCATTTTTCTCCGCTTGCCAGCGACGAGACTGTGTTGGAAGAGGGTGATATGTTAAAGAT TGATATCGGTTGCCATATAGATGGTTTTATTGCTGTGGTGGCACATACTCATGTTCTTCAAGAAGGTCCAGTTACTGGGAGGGCAGCTGATGTAATTGCTGCTGCTAATACTGCTGCAGAGGTTGCTTTGAGGCTTGTGAGGCCGGGAAGAAAG AACAAAGATGTAACTGATGCTATTCAGAAGGTTGCCGCTGCTTATGACTGCAAAATTGTTGAAGGTGTTCTTAGCCATCAACTGAAGCAGTTTGTTATAGATGGTAACAAGGTTGTACTGAGTGTATCTGCTCCAGAGACCAGAGTTGATGATGCAGAATTTGAGGAGAATGAAGTTTATGCTATTGATATAGTAACAAGCACGGGTGAAGGGAAG CCTAAGCTTTTGGATGAGAAGCAGACAACTATTTATAAGAGAGCTGTTGACAGGAACTACCACTTGAAGATGAAAGCTTCTAGGTTTATTTTCAGTGAAATAAATCAGAAATTTCCTATCATGCCATTCACTGCTAG GGCTCTGGAGGAGAAGAGAGCTCGTCTGGGTTTGGTGGAATGTGTTAATCATGAACTCTTACAGCCATATCCCGTTCTTCACGAGAAGCCTG ATGATTTGGTTGCACACATCAAATTCACAGTTCTATTAATGCCAAATGGGTCAGATCGAATTACATCTCATCCTCTGCAGGAGCTGCAGCCCACAAAGACAATAGATGATCCCGAAATCAAGTCCTGGTTAGCCTTGGGCACAAAGACGAAGAAGAAAG GTAAAAAAGGAGACAAAACTGAGGGGTCAACAGAAGCCGAGCCTATGGATACTGCTACAAATGGTGCTGCTTCCCAAGAATga